The following are encoded together in the Sinorhizobium terangae genome:
- a CDS encoding ABC transporter permease, giving the protein MTFVRLLSRTKLYWGLIAIFLIGVLSSPVTSSGRNIFLSSGNLLDVLRQVSTTGLLATGMTAVILTGGIDLSVGSMMAICSVVCAMLLTVPGETPAVFLGIPAVGLASLLVGAVVVRFIFVNIEKTRAGVANIRDVQLDRTRGTLLPAVGGIILCALVLSFLLPQVQTKFGVFGVLLVAPAVGLLFGAINGVIIVVGRLQPFIVTLAMMVTALGIARLTAGQNNAVLPVYTGSNATADFDVLRQLVFGIVPMPGIFFIAAIILYSVVLRFTPFGRYVYAIGGNEEAARLSGINAGRVKIVTYANSGLLAGIAAVLYVAQYRQGKPDAGAGLELDAIAAVVIGGTSLMGGRGSLAGTFCGVLIFGLLSNILQLHNINSNLQLVLKGVIIIGTVLVQERNAYDVLAHLRLTSRRPAQRETAAEERPSRETLSLTMGGKEE; this is encoded by the coding sequence ATGACATTTGTTAGACTACTATCCCGGACGAAACTCTATTGGGGCCTGATCGCCATCTTCCTGATTGGCGTTCTCTCCTCGCCGGTGACCTCGTCGGGGAGAAACATCTTTCTTTCTTCCGGCAACCTTCTCGATGTGCTGCGCCAGGTTTCGACGACGGGTCTTCTCGCCACCGGCATGACGGCCGTCATTCTGACCGGCGGAATAGATCTCTCGGTCGGTTCGATGATGGCGATCTGCAGCGTCGTTTGCGCCATGCTTCTGACCGTGCCCGGCGAAACGCCTGCCGTTTTCCTCGGGATTCCGGCTGTCGGATTGGCGTCGCTGCTCGTCGGCGCGGTCGTCGTTCGCTTCATTTTCGTCAACATCGAAAAGACGCGGGCTGGCGTCGCCAATATCAGGGATGTCCAACTCGATCGGACGCGCGGCACGCTGCTGCCTGCGGTGGGCGGCATAATCCTGTGCGCCCTCGTCTTGAGCTTCCTGCTGCCGCAGGTGCAGACGAAGTTCGGGGTGTTCGGGGTCCTGCTCGTCGCGCCCGCCGTAGGCTTGCTCTTCGGCGCGATCAATGGCGTGATCATCGTTGTCGGCAGGCTGCAGCCGTTCATCGTCACCCTGGCGATGATGGTGACGGCACTTGGCATCGCCCGGCTGACAGCCGGCCAGAACAACGCGGTTCTGCCCGTTTATACCGGCAGCAACGCCACCGCGGATTTCGACGTGCTTCGCCAGCTCGTCTTCGGCATCGTACCGATGCCGGGCATCTTCTTCATCGCCGCGATCATTCTTTATAGCGTCGTTCTGCGCTTCACGCCCTTCGGCCGATACGTCTATGCGATCGGGGGTAACGAGGAGGCGGCGCGGCTTTCCGGCATCAATGCCGGGCGGGTAAAGATCGTCACCTACGCGAACTCGGGCCTGCTCGCCGGCATCGCCGCGGTTCTCTATGTGGCGCAGTATCGGCAAGGAAAACCGGATGCCGGCGCGGGGCTGGAGCTCGACGCGATCGCGGCTGTGGTGATCGGCGGCACGAGCTTGATGGGTGGACGCGGAAGTCTCGCGGGCACGTTCTGCGGGGTTCTGATCTTCGGTCTGCTCTCCAACATCCTGCAGCTCCACAACATCAACTCTAATCTTCAGCTGGTGCTGAAGGGCGTGATCATCATCGGTACGGTGCTCGTCCAGGAGCGCAACGCCTACGATGTGCTCGCCCATTTGCGGCTGACAAGCCGCCGCCCGGCGCAACGGGAAACGGCCGCGGAGGAGCGGCCGTCAAGAGAGACCTTGTCTCTAACCATGGGAGGAAAGGAAGAATGA
- a CDS encoding sugar ABC transporter ATP-binding protein has protein sequence MRDDNAISPHSGPHSDAQRTVLTAEGVSKSFGGIAALKDVRFDLRAGEIHALMGENGAGKSTLMKILSGVYPDYDGLVRVDGTPVRFSTVRDAEAAGIAIIHQELNLVPELRVADNIFLGRERVIAGLFVDRKASLDASRVLLRRLGIDLDPEARVGQLRVGEQQLVEIAKALSLEARILIMDEPTSALSPGECQRLFKIMRQLAADGVGIIYISHRIDEVMHLSDRITVFRDGRHVWTRPRAELDEVTVIAAMVGRGLLEAERVERSTQGGPVLSVRGLSLSTPSRHGWRDVLKAVSFDVSAGEILGIGGLLGAGRTEILETIFGSSNGRRAGEVSLDGTPVDIRSPLDARRLGIALVTEDRKTQGLHLHDSITDNVALPLVGRLARFGLRSFDAESALSRKAVQTLGVRCGSIDQTAGTLSGGNQQKVVIGKWLATGPRVLLLDEPTRGIDVGAKREIYDLIFALASEGLAIVVVSSELPELLHLADRILVMAEGRQTGLISREEASEERIMQLAAPRGGALGRAVA, from the coding sequence ATGCGCGATGATAATGCGATCTCGCCTCATTCTGGTCCGCATAGCGATGCCCAGCGCACCGTTCTGACCGCCGAAGGCGTGTCCAAATCCTTCGGCGGCATTGCCGCGCTCAAGGACGTGCGTTTCGATCTGCGCGCCGGCGAGATCCACGCCCTCATGGGCGAAAACGGCGCCGGCAAATCGACGCTGATGAAGATCCTTTCTGGCGTTTATCCCGATTATGACGGTCTCGTGCGGGTCGATGGTACGCCGGTGCGCTTCTCGACCGTCAGGGATGCCGAAGCGGCCGGGATCGCCATCATCCATCAGGAGCTGAACCTCGTTCCGGAGCTCCGCGTCGCCGACAACATCTTTCTTGGCCGTGAACGGGTGATCGCCGGCCTCTTCGTCGATCGCAAGGCAAGCCTCGATGCATCGCGCGTGTTGTTGCGTCGTCTTGGCATCGACCTCGATCCCGAGGCGCGCGTCGGTCAGCTGAGAGTCGGCGAGCAGCAGCTTGTCGAGATTGCCAAGGCGCTCTCGCTTGAGGCGCGCATCCTTATCATGGACGAACCGACTTCGGCGCTTTCACCCGGCGAGTGCCAGCGGCTCTTCAAGATCATGCGGCAGCTCGCGGCCGACGGCGTCGGGATCATCTATATTTCCCATCGAATCGATGAGGTGATGCATTTGAGCGACCGCATCACCGTCTTTCGCGATGGCCGCCATGTCTGGACCCGGCCGAGGGCCGAGCTCGACGAAGTGACGGTCATCGCCGCCATGGTCGGGCGCGGCCTGCTCGAGGCGGAGCGCGTCGAGCGATCGACGCAAGGCGGTCCCGTGCTGTCAGTGCGCGGCCTCTCGCTTTCGACGCCGAGCCGGCACGGCTGGCGCGATGTGCTGAAGGCTGTGAGCTTCGACGTCAGCGCGGGCGAAATCCTCGGTATCGGCGGGCTGCTTGGAGCGGGGCGCACCGAGATCCTGGAAACGATCTTCGGTTCGAGCAATGGTCGGCGTGCCGGCGAGGTCAGTCTCGATGGCACGCCGGTCGACATTCGTTCCCCGCTCGATGCCCGCCGCCTCGGGATCGCGCTGGTGACGGAAGACCGCAAAACCCAGGGGCTGCATCTCCATGATTCAATCACCGACAACGTGGCTCTGCCGCTGGTCGGTCGGCTGGCGCGTTTCGGTTTGCGGTCCTTCGATGCGGAGAGTGCGCTGAGCCGGAAGGCCGTCCAGACGCTCGGCGTGCGGTGCGGCAGCATCGACCAGACGGCCGGGACCCTCTCGGGCGGCAATCAGCAGAAGGTGGTGATCGGCAAGTGGCTTGCCACTGGGCCACGCGTGCTACTGCTCGACGAGCCGACACGCGGCATCGACGTCGGCGCCAAACGCGAGATCTACGACCTCATCTTCGCGCTCGCGAGTGAGGGGCTGGCGATCGTGGTGGTGAGCTCCGAGTTGCCGGAGCTCTTGCATCTTGCAGACCGTATCCTGGTGATGGCGGAAGGCCGCCAGACCGGGCTTATTTCCCGGGAGGAGGCGAGCGAGGAGCGCATCATGCAGCTCGCCGCGCCGCGGGGTGGCGCGCTTGGAAGGGCCGTTGCATGA
- a CDS encoding LacI family DNA-binding transcriptional regulator, which yields MLDVAKAASVSVATVSAVINGSAPVSPELRSRIEEAIQVIGYKRNAIARSLKLGTTRTVGLMVADITNPFFTDVVAVIQDVLHRAGYAVMLCCNDEDVGMQDEQIELLIDRSVDGLIIAPAGDDETLKRILASANLPTVLIDRLCDGIDTDAVVLDNRRAVQDATAYMLGLGHRRIGYISGSLETSTGRERLAGYEAALEAAKLPYEEDLVRIGNFREKDAYKATMQLLTSAERPTAIFSANNLMVIGVMKAIRDIGLKCPEDVSVASFDDFPWADVFQPHLTTIAQPVQAIGEQAAQLILDRLSGKSPATPRRLVLQGRLMIRESCRPISLTPRAIA from the coding sequence ATGCTCGACGTGGCGAAGGCCGCGAGCGTTTCCGTGGCGACGGTTTCTGCGGTGATAAACGGGTCCGCTCCCGTCAGCCCCGAACTGCGCAGCCGCATCGAAGAGGCGATCCAGGTCATCGGCTACAAGCGCAACGCGATCGCCCGCAGTCTCAAGCTCGGCACCACCCGCACGGTCGGGCTGATGGTGGCCGACATCACCAACCCGTTCTTCACCGATGTCGTGGCAGTGATCCAGGATGTTCTCCATCGCGCCGGCTACGCGGTGATGCTCTGCTGCAACGACGAGGACGTCGGGATGCAGGATGAACAGATCGAGCTCCTGATCGATCGCAGCGTGGACGGCCTGATCATTGCGCCCGCGGGAGACGACGAGACCCTGAAGCGCATCCTGGCCAGCGCCAATCTTCCAACGGTGCTGATCGACCGGCTTTGCGACGGGATCGACACGGACGCCGTCGTGCTCGACAACCGCCGCGCCGTCCAGGACGCGACCGCCTATATGCTCGGCCTCGGCCATCGCCGCATCGGCTATATCTCAGGCTCGCTCGAGACGTCGACGGGACGAGAGCGCCTGGCCGGATATGAGGCCGCATTGGAAGCCGCCAAGCTGCCCTACGAGGAAGACCTCGTGCGGATCGGCAATTTCCGCGAGAAGGATGCCTACAAGGCGACGATGCAACTGCTCACGAGCGCCGAGAGACCGACGGCGATCTTTTCTGCCAACAACCTGATGGTCATCGGCGTGATGAAGGCGATCCGCGACATCGGTCTCAAGTGTCCGGAAGACGTCTCGGTCGCAAGCTTCGACGATTTCCCCTGGGCGGATGTTTTCCAGCCGCATCTGACGACGATCGCCCAGCCGGTTCAGGCGATCGGGGAGCAGGCGGCGCAACTCATCCTCGACCGTCTTTCCGGCAAGAGCCCGGCGACACCGCGCCGGCTTGTGCTGCAGGGCCGCCTGATGATCCGCGAGTCCTGCAGGCCGATCAGCCTGACACCGCGTGCGATCGCTTAG
- a CDS encoding DUF1349 domain-containing protein: protein MGENHRWLNEPSSWQGNEKALSLTTDGNTDFWRETFYGFVRDSGHAYLRSVSDDFTASATITGVYEQLYDQAGLMLRLDEENWIKCGIEYTDGLMHFSVVVTRGVSDWSVIPLHDATPSDAIEVRLTRHGDAVRVQFRFGDAPWQMARLCPFSAADAEIGVMACSPERAGFTAKFRDLTVGPPIARALHED from the coding sequence ATGGGAGAAAACCATCGCTGGTTGAACGAGCCGTCAAGCTGGCAAGGCAACGAAAAGGCGCTGTCGCTCACGACGGACGGCAATACGGATTTCTGGCGCGAGACCTTCTACGGGTTCGTTCGCGACAGCGGCCACGCCTATCTCCGATCGGTATCCGACGATTTCACCGCATCCGCCACGATCACGGGCGTCTATGAGCAGCTCTACGACCAGGCCGGTCTGATGCTGCGGCTCGATGAGGAGAACTGGATCAAGTGCGGTATCGAATATACCGATGGGCTGATGCATTTCAGCGTCGTCGTCACGCGCGGCGTTTCGGACTGGTCGGTCATTCCACTCCACGATGCAACGCCATCCGACGCGATCGAGGTGCGGCTGACGCGCCATGGCGACGCGGTGCGGGTGCAGTTCCGCTTCGGCGACGCGCCCTGGCAGATGGCGCGGCTTTGTCCGTTTTCAGCCGCGGATGCGGAAATCGGTGTCATGGCCTGCTCCCCGGAACGCGCAGGCTTTACGGCAAAGTTCCGCGACCTTACCGTTGGCCCGCCGATTGCCCGTGCGCTGCACGAGGATTGA